GCGGTTCCCGCTTTCGCGGTGGCTCTGGCAGTGATTGTCGAGAGATTCATTTACATCGCACAAAATAACTGAATTCACAGGAAACACTCAGCTTGTGCGGGATGATGTAACCCGATCTCAGGACACAGGAGACACGTCCCGCCATGTCCGACGCACGACTCGCGGCAGCGAGAATCGCTTCTGTGGACGCCTTACGGGGTTTCTCGCTCCTCGGCATCCTCATCGTCAATATCGCCTTCCTGGCCTCCGGTTACCGCATGGCCGGAATGGCGGAGCCCGCGTTCCAGTCCTCACTGGACTGGAACGTGCGGTGGGTCGTGACGATGCTCGTGGAGAACAAGTTCTATCTGCTGTTCTCCTTCCTGTTCGGCTACAGCTTCACGCTCCAGGTCGACTCGGCGGCGCGGCAGGGGCGGCCGTTCGTGCCGATGTTCCTGCGCCGGCTGGCCGGGCTGCTCCTGCTCGGGCTGGCGCACGCCGTGCTGCTGTTCCCCGGCGACATCCTGACGACGTACGCCGCCGTCGGCCTGGCCCTGCTGGTCCTCCGCAAGATCAAGCCCAGGTCGGCGGTGGTGCTGGCGGTGCTGCTGACCGCGGCGCTGGCGCTCGGCTTCGTGCTGCTGGCCCTGCTGGCCACGTTGGGCCTGGACACGGCGGGCACGGTGGCCGACACGGCGGCGGAGGCCGCCAAGTCGGACACCGCTCTGATGGCCTCCGTCGGGCAGATCGTCACCGAGCATCTCAGGAAGCTGTCGCTGATCATCCTGTTCCGCGTCTTCTTCCAGGGTCCCGCCGTGCTGGCCGCGTGCCTGATCGGCCTGGCGGTCGGCAAGCTGGGCGCCCTGCGCGACATCTCCGCCCACACCAGGACACTGGGCACGCTGCAATGGATCGGCTTCACGCTCGGGCTCGGGGGCGCGTGCGTCTACACGCTGTCGGCCTGGCACGGCACGATGCACAAGTTCTGGGGCGAGTCCGTGGATCTGGTGACGGCACCGCTGCTGGCGGCGGCGTACGCGGCGACGTTCCTGCGGCGGCTGCCGTCCATGCCGCGCGTCGCGCGGGTGCTGGCGGCGCCCGGCCGCATGGCGCTGTCCAACTATCTCGCGCAGTCGCTGATCTGCTCGCTGATCTTCACTGGGTACGGGCTGGGGCTCGTGGACCGGGTCAGCCCGCTGCTCGAGGTGCTGATGGCCCTCGGCATTTTCGCCGTCCAGGTCGTCTACAGCCATTGGTGGCTCAAGAGCCACCGGTACGGGCCGGTGGAGTGGCTGCTGCGCTTTCTCACATATTGGCGCAGACCCACCCCCGCCCGCCTGACCCGGGCCCCTCACTCCCCCGCCGCCCTCCCGGAGTGACCGCGTCAAAGGGCGTGGATGGGCACGTGGCACCAGACCACGCGCTCTTCCCGCTCGGTGAGGTGCGTCCCCCAGGCGCCGCCGCAGATCGCGACAACGGTGGCGATGCCCATGCCGCCGGGCTGTCTCATGCGCGGGAGCCAGTCGTTCCAGTCGGCGGGGAGCGGCCTGCACGTCGGCTCGGACCCGGGATTGCCGGGATCTGTCACGACCAGGCGAACGCAGGACGGCTCCTGGTCCAGGCTCAGCCGCACCCAGTCGCGGCCAGGG
The Nonomuraea helvata genome window above contains:
- a CDS encoding ATP-binding protein, which produces MRSGGTAPTRLRRARLHQDPYAPHRARLAVRGWLGATHPALYDTELVVSELVTNAVKHALKGPGRDWVRLSLDQEPSCVRLVVTDPGNPGSEPTCRPLPADWNDWLPRMRQPGGMGIATVVAICGGAWGTHLTEREERVVWCHVPIHAL
- a CDS encoding DUF418 domain-containing protein; the encoded protein is MDALRGFSLLGILIVNIAFLASGYRMAGMAEPAFQSSLDWNVRWVVTMLVENKFYLLFSFLFGYSFTLQVDSAARQGRPFVPMFLRRLAGLLLLGLAHAVLLFPGDILTTYAAVGLALLVLRKIKPRSAVVLAVLLTAALALGFVLLALLATLGLDTAGTVADTAAEAAKSDTALMASVGQIVTEHLRKLSLIILFRVFFQGPAVLAACLIGLAVGKLGALRDISAHTRTLGTLQWIGFTLGLGGACVYTLSAWHGTMHKFWGESVDLVTAPLLAAAYAATFLRRLPSMPRVARVLAAPGRMALSNYLAQSLICSLIFTGYGLGLVDRVSPLLEVLMALGIFAVQVVYSHWWLKSHRYGPVEWLLRFLTYWRRPTPARLTRAPHSPAALPE